In the bacterium genome, one interval contains:
- a CDS encoding T9SS type A sorting domain-containing protein: FVWDDDETPTQLDVSAAVPWRSGTPRVTVKIYSVNGQELVTLFSGDMGVGENVVSWSGTDSYGRSVSSGTYFCKLQMDDWSVTRRLVYIR; the protein is encoded by the coding sequence CTTCGTGTGGGACGACGACGAGACGCCCACCCAGCTCGACGTGTCCGCGGCGGTGCCGTGGCGCAGCGGCACGCCGCGGGTCACGGTGAAGATCTACTCGGTGAACGGCCAGGAGCTGGTGACCCTCTTCTCCGGCGACATGGGCGTGGGGGAAAATGTCGTCTCGTGGTCGGGCACCGACAGTTATGGGAGATCTGTATCTTCTGGCACGTATTTCTGTAAGCTCCAGATGGACGATTGGAGCGTCACCAGGCGCCTGGTCTACATCCGGTGA